One part of the Paraburkholderia flagellata genome encodes these proteins:
- a CDS encoding mannose-1-phosphate guanylyltransferase/mannose-6-phosphate isomerase yields MNERSSIHEGQSQARVESEPGAARADITPCTRIVPVVLAGGSGTRLWPMSRAHFPKQLIGVVGSDTLLQATVHRLDGFSSDWQVASSPIVVCGEEHRFVIVEQLHACGIDARLVVEPARRDTAPALTLGAALACANGDDAILIVMPSDHAIADTDALQRALECAARHAQRGAIVTLGVPPRSPETGFGYIRVGEAIADGAHRIDGFVEKPAPELATQYIAQGGYWWNSGIFVMRASVWLDSLRALQPDMHAACLAAFVDGEQDGAVFRPATEAFKGAPADSIDYAVMERLSGSNGWTPEGVVVALDAGWSDLGSWDAVWAAMEKDEDGNVGRGRVVFEGAVATYAHSDGRLVACVGTSNLVVVETADAVLVADRSKVQDVKGLVARIKAERAPEADSHRKVQRPWGFYDSIDSGERFQVKRIVVTPGARLSLQLHHHRAEHWTVVRGTALVTRGEESFLLTENESTYIPLGVRHRLENPGKVPLEIIEVQSGAYLGEDDIVRLDDTYGRCG; encoded by the coding sequence ATGAATGAAAGGTCGTCGATTCATGAAGGACAAAGTCAGGCCCGCGTAGAAAGCGAGCCGGGTGCTGCGCGCGCAGACATTACACCGTGCACGCGCATCGTGCCTGTGGTGCTGGCGGGCGGTTCTGGTACGCGTTTGTGGCCGATGTCGCGCGCGCATTTCCCTAAGCAGCTAATTGGTGTGGTGGGCAGCGATACGCTGCTGCAGGCAACCGTGCATCGCCTCGACGGCTTTTCGTCAGACTGGCAGGTCGCGAGTTCACCAATCGTCGTATGTGGTGAAGAGCACCGCTTCGTGATCGTCGAACAGTTGCATGCGTGCGGTATCGACGCGCGGCTTGTGGTCGAGCCCGCGAGGCGCGACACGGCCCCGGCGCTTACGCTCGGTGCAGCACTTGCGTGCGCAAACGGTGACGACGCGATTCTGATCGTGATGCCTTCGGACCATGCGATTGCCGACACGGATGCCCTGCAGCGCGCGCTCGAATGTGCCGCGCGCCACGCGCAGCGCGGCGCAATCGTCACGCTGGGCGTGCCGCCGCGCTCGCCCGAAACGGGGTTTGGTTACATCCGCGTGGGAGAGGCGATTGCCGACGGCGCGCACCGCATCGACGGCTTCGTTGAGAAGCCCGCGCCCGAACTCGCCACTCAATACATCGCACAGGGTGGCTACTGGTGGAACAGCGGCATCTTCGTGATGCGTGCGAGCGTCTGGCTCGACTCGCTGCGCGCGCTGCAGCCCGACATGCACGCAGCGTGCCTTGCCGCATTCGTCGATGGTGAGCAAGACGGCGCCGTGTTCCGGCCGGCGACCGAGGCTTTCAAGGGCGCGCCCGCGGACTCGATCGACTATGCGGTCATGGAGCGGCTATCGGGCAGCAACGGATGGACGCCCGAGGGCGTGGTGGTCGCGCTCGATGCGGGCTGGTCCGACCTCGGCTCGTGGGACGCCGTGTGGGCCGCAATGGAAAAGGACGAAGACGGCAATGTTGGACGCGGGCGCGTGGTGTTCGAGGGGGCAGTTGCAACTTACGCGCATTCCGATGGCAGGCTCGTGGCTTGCGTGGGGACTTCAAACCTCGTGGTGGTCGAGACCGCCGATGCGGTTCTCGTCGCGGATCGCTCGAAAGTGCAGGACGTGAAGGGGCTCGTTGCGCGTATCAAGGCTGAGCGCGCTCCCGAGGCGGATTCGCATCGCAAGGTGCAACGTCCGTGGGGCTTTTACGATTCCATCGACTCCGGCGAGCGCTTCCAGGTCAAGCGCATCGTCGTCACGCCAGGCGCGCGGCTCTCGCTGCAACTGCATCACCATCGCGCCGAGCACTGGACCGTCGTGCGAGGCACTGCGCTCGTTACACGTGGTGAGGAATCCTTTCTTCTGACGGAAAACGAGTCCACTTACATTCCGCTCGGTGTGCGTCATCGGCTGGAAAATCCGGGCAAGGTGCCGCTCGAAATCATCGAGGTGCAGTCTGGGGCGTATCTGGGAGAGGACGACATCGTCCGTCTCGACGATACGTACGGCCGCTGCGGTTGA
- a CDS encoding undecaprenyl-phosphate glucose phosphotransferase — protein sequence MRELQNLMARVLDVAAVMIGASVASEIRFEDIVPRGVNEAFVLLAAAFALVIFPAFELYQSWRGRSKALLAGQVSLAWLVVQACALMSMYSTMHHVDVVSRLWFAYWTAVAGGLLITWRFLAHGVLARMRRAGMNLHQVAIAGSASQCDEIVRRIGAEPGTGFRASALYNTTPHAARPASEKDAPVCDTIEAFAQHIREHDVHELWLALSLAEERTVVRLVSEFRNDLVNIRFIPDVRSLALFDTSTVIELLGVPAINLVASPLPASAQFKKAMFDRVFAALALVSLMPLLIGIAIAVKVTSPGPVFFRQRRKGADGRVFTIYKFRTMREHKEAPGTVSQATRHDPRVTRLGAFLRRTSLDELPQFYNVLRGDMSVVGPRPHALEHDDLYQSVVKGYINRYRIKPGITGWAQVNGFRGETDRLEKMEMRVAHDLYYLGHWSFWLDMRIIAATIVHGLVGRNAY from the coding sequence ATGCGCGAGCTACAAAATCTGATGGCTAGAGTGCTCGACGTAGCTGCCGTGATGATCGGCGCGAGCGTGGCTTCGGAGATCCGCTTCGAAGATATCGTGCCGCGCGGCGTGAACGAAGCCTTCGTGCTGCTCGCCGCGGCGTTCGCGCTCGTGATCTTTCCGGCGTTCGAGCTTTACCAGTCGTGGCGCGGCCGCTCCAAGGCGCTGCTCGCGGGCCAGGTGTCGCTTGCCTGGCTCGTCGTGCAGGCCTGCGCGCTGATGTCGATGTATTCAACGATGCATCATGTCGACGTCGTTTCGCGCCTGTGGTTCGCCTATTGGACAGCGGTTGCCGGCGGTCTGCTCATTACGTGGCGCTTCCTCGCGCACGGCGTGCTTGCGCGCATGCGGCGCGCGGGCATGAATCTCCATCAGGTCGCCATTGCGGGTTCCGCTTCGCAGTGCGACGAAATTGTGCGGCGCATCGGTGCGGAGCCAGGCACCGGCTTTCGCGCGAGTGCCCTTTACAACACGACGCCGCATGCGGCGCGGCCCGCCAGCGAGAAAGACGCGCCGGTGTGCGACACGATCGAGGCGTTCGCGCAGCATATCCGCGAGCATGACGTGCACGAGTTATGGCTTGCCCTTTCGCTTGCCGAGGAGCGCACGGTGGTGCGGCTCGTGAGCGAGTTTCGCAACGACCTCGTGAATATCCGCTTCATTCCGGACGTGCGCTCGCTGGCTCTCTTCGACACCAGTACGGTGATCGAGCTGCTCGGCGTGCCCGCGATCAACCTCGTCGCCTCGCCGCTGCCCGCGAGCGCGCAGTTCAAGAAGGCGATGTTCGATCGCGTGTTCGCGGCGCTTGCGCTCGTGAGTCTCATGCCGCTGCTCATCGGTATTGCCATCGCGGTGAAGGTTACCTCGCCGGGGCCGGTGTTTTTCAGGCAGCGGCGCAAGGGCGCCGACGGCCGCGTGTTCACGATCTACAAGTTCCGCACGATGCGCGAGCACAAGGAAGCGCCCGGCACGGTGAGCCAGGCGACGCGCCACGACCCGCGCGTGACACGTCTCGGCGCGTTCCTGCGCCGCACGAGCCTCGATGAATTGCCGCAGTTCTACAACGTGCTGCGCGGCGACATGTCGGTGGTCGGCCCCCGCCCGCATGCGCTCGAGCACGACGATCTTTATCAGAGCGTGGTGAAGGGCTATATCAACCGCTACCGGATCAAACCCGGCATTACCGGCTGGGCGCAGGTCAACGGATTTCGCGGCGAAACCGATCGCCTCGAAAAAATGGAAATGCGCGTAGCGCACGATCTGTATTACCTCGGCCATTGGTCGTTCTGGCTCGATATGCGCATCATCGCGGCCACGATCGTTCACGGGCTGGTTGGCCGCAACGCGTACTGA
- a CDS encoding polysaccharide biosynthesis tyrosine autokinase, with amino-acid sequence MAMNYDGAYYGAAGADERYLGDYLQTMVANWRAIAIVTLAVTLLGTAYAFLATPTYRADVLFHLVDKGDASKKDSSLPPLTGMFDEKSTANGVIEMLKSRNVTEETVRKLHLDISARPREMPVIGGLLSGILGSPWAQKLPGFVRPSGYAWGGGDIKVSRFDTPEAMYERDFTVVAGDEPGTFTLRDPDGIPLLQGRVGEDVSANTAVGPIALHVDSLSGPPGTPFLLTRASTLTTVDRLERALEIQEVGLQSGVIRASLEGHNSKTTAAILNNVAHEFIKQDIASRSAEAEHMLAFLDDQLPQLRSQVDAAEQKYNKFRNEHGTVDLGEESRLLLQQVSDNKIRLEDLRQQRAELAQRFTEHHPAVQALDAQIGTLQAAQSQLTRNVAQLPDTEQSAVRLLRDVHVSTELYTSLLNSAQQLRVARAGQVGDVRVVDFAEAPDDPVRPKKLLVIALAIGTGLVLGVLVAFVRKSLYGGVERPDELEAALGVPVFAVVPRSPQQLRLQHHVSSRRRGLHVLAQQNPQDVAVEGVRSLRTSLQLTLNDARNNIVMLTGSRPDIGKSFLSVNLAALVASVNKRVLIVDGDMRRGDVHSHFGIAHQPGLSDVLLGAELERAIQHEVLPGLDVLAKGSLHSHPSELLMSPRFESLLEELGAKYDLVIVDTPPVLAVTDSTVIGRYAGTTLLAIRHGRHPISELEETVKRLRIGGVNLRGVLLTDVPKTGAFIGGGYRGGYYGYESVSG; translated from the coding sequence ATGGCGATGAATTATGACGGCGCTTACTACGGCGCAGCAGGCGCCGACGAGCGATACCTAGGCGACTACCTGCAAACGATGGTGGCGAACTGGCGCGCTATCGCGATCGTGACGCTCGCCGTCACGCTGCTGGGCACGGCCTATGCCTTCCTCGCCACGCCGACCTATCGTGCCGACGTGCTGTTCCACCTCGTCGACAAGGGCGACGCGAGCAAGAAGGACAGCAGCCTGCCGCCGCTCACGGGCATGTTCGACGAGAAGTCGACCGCGAACGGCGTGATCGAAATGCTGAAGTCACGCAATGTGACCGAGGAAACGGTGCGCAAGCTGCACCTCGACATTTCTGCGCGGCCGCGCGAAATGCCCGTGATTGGCGGCTTGCTCTCCGGCATCCTCGGCTCGCCCTGGGCGCAGAAGCTGCCCGGGTTCGTGCGCCCGTCGGGCTATGCATGGGGTGGCGGCGACATCAAGGTGTCGCGCTTCGATACGCCCGAAGCGATGTATGAGCGCGATTTCACGGTCGTGGCCGGCGACGAGCCCGGCACGTTCACGCTGCGCGACCCCGACGGCATTCCGCTCCTGCAAGGCCGCGTGGGCGAGGACGTGAGCGCCAATACGGCAGTCGGGCCGATCGCGCTGCACGTTGACAGTTTGAGCGGGCCGCCCGGAACGCCTTTCCTGCTGACGCGCGCCTCGACGCTCACCACCGTCGACCGGCTGGAGCGCGCGCTCGAAATCCAGGAAGTCGGGCTCCAGTCCGGCGTGATCCGCGCGAGTCTCGAAGGCCACAACAGCAAGACGACGGCCGCGATCCTCAACAACGTGGCGCACGAATTCATCAAGCAGGACATCGCCAGCCGCTCGGCCGAAGCAGAACACATGCTCGCGTTCCTCGACGACCAGTTGCCGCAACTGCGTTCGCAGGTCGATGCGGCCGAGCAGAAGTACAACAAGTTCCGTAACGAGCACGGCACCGTCGATCTCGGCGAAGAAAGCCGCCTGCTGCTTCAGCAGGTGAGCGACAACAAGATTCGTCTCGAGGATCTGCGCCAGCAACGCGCCGAACTCGCGCAGCGTTTCACCGAACATCACCCGGCCGTTCAGGCGCTCGACGCGCAGATCGGCACGCTGCAAGCCGCGCAGTCGCAACTCACGCGTAACGTGGCGCAACTGCCTGATACGGAGCAGTCCGCCGTGCGGCTCCTGCGCGACGTGCATGTGAGCACGGAGCTTTACACGAGCCTCTTGAACAGTGCGCAGCAACTGCGTGTGGCGCGCGCGGGCCAGGTGGGCGACGTGCGCGTAGTCGATTTCGCCGAAGCGCCGGATGATCCCGTGCGCCCGAAGAAACTGCTCGTGATTGCGCTTGCGATCGGCACGGGCCTCGTGCTGGGCGTGCTCGTCGCGTTCGTGCGCAAGTCGCTGTACGGCGGCGTGGAGCGCCCGGACGAACTCGAAGCCGCGCTCGGCGTGCCGGTCTTTGCCGTGGTGCCGCGCAGCCCGCAACAATTGCGGCTGCAGCATCACGTGTCGTCGCGCCGGCGCGGGCTGCACGTGCTCGCGCAGCAGAATCCGCAGGACGTCGCGGTGGAAGGTGTGCGCAGCCTGCGCACCTCGCTGCAGCTCACGCTCAACGACGCGCGCAACAACATCGTGATGCTCACGGGCTCGCGCCCTGACATCGGCAAATCGTTCCTGTCGGTCAATCTCGCCGCGCTGGTCGCCTCGGTGAACAAGCGCGTGCTGATCGTCGACGGCGACATGCGGCGCGGCGACGTGCATTCGCACTTCGGCATTGCGCACCAGCCGGGCCTCTCCGACGTGCTGCTCGGCGCGGAGCTGGAGCGCGCGATCCAGCACGAGGTGCTGCCGGGACTCGACGTGCTCGCCAAGGGCTCGCTGCACTCGCATCCATCTGAGCTGCTGATGAGTCCGCGCTTCGAATCGCTGCTCGAAGAACTGGGCGCGAAGTACGACCTCGTGATCGTCGATACGCCGCCGGTGCTCGCGGTGACCGACTCGACGGTGATCGGACGCTACGCGGGTACGACGCTTCTCGCGATCCGCCATGGGCGGCATCCGATTTCGGAGCTCGAGGAAACAGTCAAGCGCCTGCGCATTGGCGGCGTGAATCTGCGTGGCGTGCTGCTCACCGACGTGCCGAAGACCGGCGCATTCATCGGCGGCGGGTATCGCGGCGGTTATTACGGTTACGAAAGCGTTTCAGGATAG
- the gmd gene encoding GDP-mannose 4,6-dehydratase, with protein sequence MASKVALITGITGQDGSYLAELLLNKGYEVHGIKRRSSLFNTDRIDHLYRDAHDSGPGIHLHHGEMTDTTALLRVVQEIAPDEIYNLAAQSHVAVSFDEPEYTANADGLGALRILEAIRILGLAKKTRFYQASTSELYGLVQEVPQRETTPFYPRSPYAVAKLFAYWTTVNYREAYGMYACNGILFNHESPQRGETFVTRKITRAIARIAVGLQKELYLGNLSAMRDWGHARDYVDMQWRMLQQEKPEDFVIATGVQYSVRDFVRAAALELGITVRFEGNGVDEVGIVDHVDSREMRLEAGQVILRVDPRYFRPAEVETLLGDASKAQEKLGWKPATSFHALVKEMVRADYQAARRDALVTLAGFKALEHHE encoded by the coding sequence CTGGCTAGTAAAGTTGCTTTGATTACCGGCATCACCGGTCAGGACGGTTCGTATCTGGCAGAACTGCTATTGAACAAGGGCTATGAGGTGCATGGCATCAAGCGCCGCTCGTCGCTCTTCAACACGGACCGCATCGATCACCTGTATCGCGATGCACACGATTCGGGGCCAGGCATCCACCTGCATCACGGCGAAATGACGGACACTACGGCGCTGCTGCGCGTAGTCCAGGAGATCGCGCCCGACGAGATCTACAACCTCGCCGCGCAGAGCCACGTGGCCGTGTCTTTCGACGAGCCCGAGTACACCGCGAACGCGGACGGCCTTGGCGCTCTGCGCATTCTGGAAGCGATCCGCATTCTCGGCCTCGCAAAGAAAACGCGCTTCTACCAGGCTTCGACGTCCGAACTGTATGGGCTCGTGCAGGAAGTGCCGCAGCGCGAAACCACGCCGTTCTACCCGCGCAGCCCCTATGCGGTCGCGAAACTCTTCGCGTACTGGACCACGGTCAACTACCGTGAGGCCTATGGCATGTACGCGTGCAACGGCATTCTCTTCAACCACGAGTCGCCGCAGCGTGGCGAAACCTTCGTCACGCGCAAGATCACGCGTGCGATTGCCCGCATCGCCGTCGGGTTGCAGAAGGAACTCTATCTTGGCAACCTCTCGGCCATGCGCGATTGGGGCCATGCGCGCGATTACGTCGACATGCAGTGGCGCATGCTCCAGCAGGAGAAGCCCGAGGACTTCGTGATCGCAACGGGCGTGCAATACAGCGTGCGCGACTTCGTGCGCGCGGCGGCGCTGGAACTGGGCATCACGGTGCGTTTCGAGGGCAACGGTGTCGATGAGGTCGGTATAGTCGACCACGTGGACTCGCGCGAGATGCGGCTCGAAGCCGGTCAAGTGATCCTGCGTGTCGATCCGCGCTACTTCCGCCCGGCCGAGGTCGAGACGCTGCTTGGGGACGCCTCCAAGGCGCAGGAGAAACTGGGCTGGAAGCCGGCCACCTCGTTTCACGCGCTCGTTAAGGAAATGGTACGAGCCGACTATCAGGCCGCCCGGCGCGACGCGCTCGTCACGCTGGCCGGCTTCAAGGCTCTCGAACATCACGAGTGA
- a CDS encoding GDP-L-fucose synthase family protein, which translates to MDKNCRIFVAGHRGMVGSALVRALQAHGYRNLVTRSHAELDLTDQAAVDAFFEGENIDAVLLAAARVGGILANSTQPAQFAWDNLAIETNVIRASYNAGVQRLVFFGSSCIYPRECPQPIRETYLLTSPLEPTNEAYAIAKIAGLKLCEAYNRQYGTHFVSLMPTNLYGPNDNYDLGSSHVLPALIRKAHEARRNGQRTLTVWGSGRPRREFLHVDDLADATIFVLEHETGDGVYNVGVGEDLSIHDLAQRVCDVVGFDGELVFDSTKPDGTPRKLLDVSRLGDLGWHAHIGLQEGLARTYDDFLQTYAAPAYEAGMRA; encoded by the coding sequence ATGGACAAGAACTGCCGAATCTTCGTTGCCGGCCACCGCGGCATGGTGGGCTCAGCGCTCGTGCGCGCGTTGCAGGCGCACGGCTACCGTAACCTCGTCACGCGTTCTCACGCGGAGCTTGACCTCACCGATCAGGCCGCGGTCGATGCCTTTTTCGAAGGCGAGAACATCGACGCCGTGCTGCTCGCGGCCGCGCGCGTGGGCGGCATCCTGGCGAATTCGACACAGCCTGCGCAGTTCGCCTGGGACAACCTGGCGATCGAGACCAACGTGATCCGGGCGTCGTACAACGCGGGTGTGCAGCGCCTCGTGTTCTTCGGCTCGTCATGCATTTATCCGCGCGAATGCCCGCAGCCGATCCGCGAAACCTATCTGCTCACCTCGCCGCTCGAGCCGACCAACGAGGCCTACGCGATCGCGAAGATCGCGGGCCTTAAGCTCTGCGAAGCGTACAACCGGCAGTACGGCACGCATTTCGTCTCGCTCATGCCGACCAACCTGTACGGTCCCAACGACAACTACGACCTCGGCAGCAGTCACGTGCTGCCCGCGCTGATCCGCAAAGCACACGAGGCGCGCAGGAACGGGCAGCGCACGCTGACCGTCTGGGGGTCAGGCAGGCCGCGCCGCGAATTCCTGCACGTCGACGATCTCGCCGACGCGACGATCTTCGTGCTGGAGCACGAGACCGGCGATGGCGTCTACAACGTCGGCGTTGGCGAGGACCTGTCGATCCATGACCTCGCGCAGCGCGTGTGCGACGTGGTGGGCTTCGACGGCGAACTGGTATTCGATTCGACCAAGCCCGATGGCACGCCGCGCAAGCTGCTCGACGTGTCGCGTCTGGGCGATCTGGGCTGGCACGCGCACATTGGCCTGCAGGAGGGGCTCGCCCGCACCTACGACGACTTTCTCCAAACCTATGCCGCGCCGGCATACGAGGCGGGCATGCGGGCTTGA
- a CDS encoding glycosyltransferase WbuB codes for MRILIYGLNYAPEVTGVGKYTAEMAELLATHGHEVRVICAPPYYPQWRVHDGYRAGRYTRETLRGVSVWRAPLWVPSQQGGFKRIVHLASFALSSLPLLARLAAWRPQAVMQIVPTLFCAPGALMLARAVGASSWLHIQDFEVDAAFDLGLLKGGQGSRLGRAAFAGERWLLRRFDAVSSISGRMVERAIDKGVDASRAVCLPNWVDTEVIFPLPYPSAFRRRLGIPQDNTVVLYSGNMGAKQGIEILADVATALAARTDISFVFCGDGAAKRELLARCEPLSNCHVLPLQPSSMLNELLNVADIHVLPQRNDAADLVMPSKLTGMLASGRAVVAMARPGTSLFDVVSDHGIVVPPEDGEALAAAIVELAGDPARRAALGRAARRYAKRMLSPQAIFDVLEARLAALAGTGAAPEGQTQIEPQSAASGASAAQQGAGQPAHRAGKGGSTLPEVEQSDV; via the coding sequence ATGAGAATCCTGATCTACGGACTGAATTACGCGCCCGAAGTGACGGGCGTCGGCAAATACACAGCCGAAATGGCGGAACTGCTCGCGACGCACGGCCATGAGGTGCGCGTCATCTGCGCGCCGCCTTATTACCCGCAGTGGCGCGTGCATGACGGCTATCGCGCCGGGCGCTACACGCGCGAAACCTTGCGCGGCGTGAGCGTGTGGCGTGCGCCGCTGTGGGTGCCTTCGCAGCAGGGCGGCTTCAAACGCATCGTGCATCTGGCGAGCTTCGCGCTTTCGTCGCTGCCGCTCCTTGCGCGGCTCGCGGCGTGGCGGCCCCAGGCCGTCATGCAGATCGTGCCGACACTCTTTTGCGCACCCGGCGCGCTCATGCTCGCGCGCGCCGTTGGCGCGAGCAGCTGGCTGCATATTCAGGACTTCGAAGTCGATGCAGCATTCGATCTGGGGTTGCTCAAGGGCGGCCAGGGGTCGCGTCTCGGGCGCGCGGCCTTCGCCGGCGAACGCTGGCTGTTGCGGCGCTTCGACGCCGTCTCGTCGATTTCGGGGCGCATGGTCGAGCGCGCCATCGACAAGGGCGTCGACGCCTCGCGCGCCGTGTGCCTGCCGAACTGGGTCGACACCGAGGTGATCTTTCCGCTGCCGTATCCGAGCGCGTTCCGGCGGCGCCTTGGCATCCCGCAGGACAACACCGTCGTGCTGTACTCGGGGAACATGGGGGCGAAGCAGGGCATCGAAATCCTCGCGGACGTCGCAACGGCGCTCGCCGCGCGCACGGATATCAGCTTCGTGTTCTGCGGCGACGGAGCGGCCAAGCGGGAGTTGTTGGCGCGTTGCGAGCCGCTCTCGAACTGTCATGTGCTGCCGCTGCAGCCATCTTCGATGCTCAACGAACTGCTGAACGTGGCCGATATCCACGTGCTGCCGCAACGCAACGACGCCGCCGACCTCGTGATGCCCTCGAAACTCACCGGCATGCTCGCGAGCGGCCGTGCGGTGGTCGCCATGGCGCGGCCCGGAACGAGTCTCTTCGACGTGGTCTCGGACCACGGCATCGTCGTGCCGCCCGAGGATGGCGAGGCGCTGGCTGCGGCGATCGTCGAACTGGCCGGTGACCCCGCGCGTCGCGCAGCGCTTGGCCGTGCCGCACGGCGTTACGCGAAGCGAATGCTGTCGCCGCAAGCGATCTTCGATGTGCTCGAAGCGCGGCTTGCCGCCCTCGCGGGTACGGGTGCCGCGCCGGAAGGGCAGACGCAAATCGAGCCGCAGTCGGCGGCAAGTGGCGCTTCTGCGGCGCAGCAAGGCGCGGGTCAGCCTGCGCATCGAGCAGGCAAAGGCGGATCGACGTTGCCGGAGGTCGAGCAGTCCGATGTGTGA
- a CDS encoding DapH/DapD/GlmU-related protein — protein sequence MAEAVEGLGTLKGNVGAAGRRDGAGEAPSAGVAPPQAAAAAQSASAEIHVIDLSRAGKGNYVARRGKLVQAAWYLVETCVLDNRLLPLSALRVGLLRLFGAKVGEGCRLVHPMRVKAPWNLEMGDNCWIGVDVWIYNQAPIRIGSNVCISQGAFLSAGSHDMRTNMDLHVAPIVIEDGAWVSSKCVVQMGVTIGRSAVVTPLSVVHRSLEAGGVYGGNPCRFIRWRFEESKPPKA from the coding sequence ATGGCGGAAGCGGTCGAAGGTTTAGGGACCCTCAAAGGGAACGTCGGCGCGGCTGGTCGCAGGGATGGCGCTGGCGAGGCGCCGTCCGCAGGCGTCGCGCCGCCGCAAGCCGCAGCCGCGGCGCAGTCCGCGAGCGCGGAAATCCACGTCATCGATTTGAGCCGCGCGGGCAAGGGCAACTACGTCGCGCGCCGGGGCAAGCTCGTGCAGGCCGCGTGGTATCTGGTCGAGACCTGCGTGCTCGACAATCGTCTGCTGCCGCTCTCCGCGCTGCGCGTGGGCTTGCTGCGCCTGTTTGGCGCAAAGGTCGGCGAGGGGTGCCGTCTCGTGCACCCCATGCGTGTGAAGGCACCGTGGAATCTGGAGATGGGCGACAACTGCTGGATCGGCGTGGACGTGTGGATTTACAACCAGGCGCCCATCCGCATTGGCTCGAACGTCTGCATTTCGCAGGGGGCGTTTCTCAGCGCCGGATCGCACGACATGCGCACGAACATGGACTTGCACGTCGCGCCGATCGTGATCGAGGACGGCGCGTGGGTCTCGTCGAAATGCGTGGTGCAAATGGGCGTGACGATCGGACGCTCGGCGGTCGTCACGCCGCTCTCGGTCGTGCATCGATCTCTGGAAGCCGGCGGCGTGTATGGCGGCAATCCGTGCCGCTTCATCCGCTGGCGCTTTGAGGAAAGCAAGCCGCCCAAGGCATAA
- a CDS encoding polysaccharide biosynthesis/export family protein, translating into MSAMVAIAATAALLAGCGLSPGMSAPSSVTQAKAATGTARTGGNGDQPPPGALVEINNELVAKQAAERPATVPTNVQSLFGTPKPYTLGPGDVLSIVVWDHPEMNLPSAGGGGGNGQQDQSASQVQSGYTVDSTGAIQVAYVGPIHVAGLTELEARNLVASKLAYYLNKPQVTLRIESYRSRRVYVDGEVRTPGLMVLNDMTMSLPEAINRAGGFTASGDRSRVSVTRGDKTIMVNIPDMIKEGVNPDKILLQNGDLVRVYSANESRVFVLGEVGHPGPLPFDNGHLSLNDALGNAGGVSQGSGDASQVYVVRGQKEGHRTVYHLDASTPEAMATADEFELKPNDVVFVDASALVKWSRVINLILPSTQAAAAGRAVGYGGY; encoded by the coding sequence ATGTCGGCAATGGTGGCCATCGCGGCGACCGCGGCCCTGCTTGCGGGCTGCGGGCTCTCGCCTGGCATGTCGGCGCCATCGAGCGTCACGCAGGCGAAGGCCGCAACTGGCACCGCGCGCACGGGCGGCAACGGGGATCAACCGCCACCGGGCGCGCTCGTCGAGATCAACAACGAACTGGTCGCGAAGCAAGCGGCGGAGAGACCGGCGACGGTCCCGACCAACGTCCAGTCGTTGTTCGGCACGCCCAAGCCCTACACGCTCGGACCCGGCGACGTGCTGAGCATCGTCGTGTGGGATCACCCCGAGATGAACCTGCCATCGGCCGGCGGTGGCGGCGGCAACGGACAACAGGATCAGAGCGCGAGCCAGGTGCAGTCGGGCTATACCGTCGACTCGACTGGCGCAATCCAGGTGGCCTACGTGGGGCCGATCCACGTAGCGGGGCTCACCGAACTGGAAGCGCGCAACCTCGTGGCGAGCAAACTGGCCTACTACCTGAACAAGCCACAGGTGACGCTGCGCATCGAGTCATACCGCAGCCGGCGCGTGTATGTGGACGGCGAAGTGCGCACGCCTGGCCTCATGGTGCTCAACGACATGACGATGTCGCTGCCCGAGGCGATCAACCGCGCGGGCGGCTTCACGGCGTCGGGCGACCGCTCGCGGGTTAGCGTGACGCGCGGCGACAAGACGATCATGGTGAACATTCCCGACATGATCAAGGAAGGGGTGAACCCGGACAAAATCCTGCTGCAAAACGGCGACCTCGTGCGCGTGTATTCCGCGAACGAAAGCCGCGTGTTCGTGCTGGGCGAAGTCGGGCACCCGGGTCCGCTTCCGTTCGATAACGGCCACCTCTCGCTGAACGACGCGCTTGGCAACGCAGGCGGCGTCAGCCAGGGATCGGGCGACGCCTCGCAGGTGTACGTGGTGCGCGGGCAGAAGGAAGGACACCGCACGGTCTACCACCTCGATGCTTCGACGCCGGAAGCCATGGCCACGGCCGACGAATTCGAGCTGAAGCCGAACGATGTGGTGTTCGTCGATGCCTCGGCGCTCGTGAAGTGGAGCCGCGTCATCAACCTGATCCTGCCGAGTACGCAGGCAGCCGCTGCGGGCCGGGCGGTGGGTTACGGCGGGTACTAA